Proteins co-encoded in one Arachis hypogaea cultivar Tifrunner chromosome 11, arahy.Tifrunner.gnm2.J5K5, whole genome shotgun sequence genomic window:
- the LOC140176232 gene encoding uncharacterized protein: MVESERLKFFRCKQPQLRVDKYKCLHESLINGDVDAARLGKRIILPSTFTGGPRYVGYPSYFITMACNPEWDEIKREATSIGLKAEDRPDILCRVFKIKLDGLIDDLKEGKIFGKILGYVYTVEFQKREHPHAHILLFMSNEFKPQTLDDIDKHITTEIPDENKRPNLHGAVQNYMVHGPCGPYNKNSPCMKNGSCSKFYPKEFRQRTLIDEAGFPKYRRTDNGRTVKKMECVLDNKFIVLYNPKLLLKFGCHINVEYTCQTSSIKYLFKYVHKGNDRVTATLYNAGDPSEATQVVGEIRNYYDCRYISACEAVWHLFGYEIQEKEPFVIRLPFHLEDEQRVVYGETSNVNDIFEREISHKFIFLEWMAANMSYPYARSLTYAEFPTKFVWKDDSSKWFPRKKGFAIGRLTHVPAELTMSDDEIKQLCLMDIDKILHSYGKTLKDYPPMPLATEVDSSLLTERVFREELNFNRDDLKKNALNMLAIATPE; the protein is encoded by the exons ATGGTAGAATCAGAGAGGTTAAAATTCTTTAGGTGTAAACAACCACAATTGAGGGTTGATAAATACAAATGTCTGCATGAAAGTCTTATAAACGGGGATGTAGATGCTGCAAGGCTTGGCAAAAGAATCATTCTTCCCAGTACTTTTACCGGTGGACCTAG ATATGTAGGATATCCTAGCTATTTCATCACCATGGCCTGTAACCCTGAATGGGATGAGATAAAAAGAGAAGCAACTTCCATTGGATTGAAGGCAGAAGACCGTCCTGATATATTATGTCGAGTTTTCAAGATCAAGCTTGATGGTTTGATTGATGATCTCAAAGAGGGAAAAATCTTTGGCAAAATTTTGGGAT acGTTTACACTGTAGAGTTTCAAAAGAGAGAGCATCCGCATGCACATATTCTTTTATTCATGAGTAACGAGTTCAAGCCACAAACACTAGatgacatagacaaacatataacaACTGAGATTCCTGATGAAAATAAAAGGCCAAATCTACATGGAGCTGTTCAAAATTACATGGTACATGGTCCATGTGGTCCATACAACAAGAATTCACCTTGCATGAAGAATGGATCCTGTTCAAAGTTCTATCCTAAAGAGTTTAGGCAGCGAACACTCATTGATGAGGCCGGATTTCCCAAATATAGGCGTACTGATAACGGTCGAACAGTGAAGAAAATGGAATGTGTACTAGACAATAAGTTCATTGTTCTGTATAATCCAAAATTGTTGCTCAAGTTCGGGTGCCACATAAATGTAGAATACACATGCCAAACAAGTTCTATTAAGTATCTGTTTAAGTATGTACACAAGGGTAATGACCGCGTAACAGCTACTCTATACAATGCTGGTGATCCGTCAGAAGCCACACAAGTTGTTGGCGAAATTAGGAATTACTACGATTGTAGGTACATTTCGGCATGTGAGGCAGTCTGGCATCTATTTGGATAcgaaatccaagagaaagaaccATTTGTGATTAGACTTCCATTCCATTTGGAGGATGAGCAACGTGTGGTTTATGGTGAAACTTCTAATGTGAATGATATCTTCGAAAGAGAAATATCTCATAAGTTCATATTTTTGGAATGGATGGCGGCAAACATGTCATATCCCTATGCTCGAAGTCTGACTTATGCTGAGTTTCCAACCAAGTTTGTTTGGAAGGACGATTCTTCAAAGTGGTTTCCTCGAAAGAAAGGCTTCGCAATTGGAAGGTTGACTCATGTACCTGCAG AGTTAACAATGTCAGATGATGAGATTAAGCAGTTGTGCTTAATGGATATAGACAAGATCTTACATTCCTATGGTAAAACCTTGAAAGACTATCCTCCTATGCCTTTAGCAACTGAAGTTGATAGTTCTTTGTTAACCGaaagggtttttagggaagagctAAACTTTAACAGGGATGATTTAAAGAAAAATGCCTTAAACATGTTAGCCATCGCAACACCTGAGTAG
- the LOC140176231 gene encoding uncharacterized protein codes for MEGYWAGSLGMLQFRGGGLGFTVAMAARLWTVSHFANSGVKAPIEMVVLDEEGDTIQCSIKGIFVPIIEGLLAEGNVYVFTNFAVALNTIKFKHTRHEFRINFKRDTIVRPVQDSLVPLNGFNFVPLKKIHAESKEGGYLVGVMSVSNTNYNSKLFINVEFPAARDFFARVNKLDPVGRQGIMPLVYDQPVSIEEDFLRLSVYKTIAEIREHNQDAVFVTARTIKEVETEFGWWYTGCKKCRRGLRELEKRYSIPIALKTTGSMYNIHIRVIDHTDAASFVLFDGEAAKFLGVSANDLRQSCVTKGLLSHENSELLSLSTGPYDTSKAYESESTPSPAVDEKHNFKILGAKKHMEEVGEESVSSKSKKGK; via the exons ATGGAGGGCTACTGGGCTGGGAGCCTGGGAATGCTTCAGTTCAGAGGAGGAGGGCTAGGGTTCACT GTAGCAATGGCAGCTAG ACTTTGGACTGTTTCTCACTTTGCAAATTCTGGGGTGAAGGCACCTATTGAGATGGTTGTCCTTGACGAAGAG GGGGATACAATTCAATGCTCTATTAAAGGCATATTTGTTCCTATCATTGAGGGCCTACTCGCTGAGGGCAACGTGTACGTGTTCACTAATTTTGCAGTTGCTTTGAATACCATCAAATTTAAGCATACTAGACACGAATTTAGAATCAACTTCAAGAGGGACACGATTGTGCGTCCGGTACAAGATTCCTTAGTTCCATTGAACGGATTCAATTTTGTTCcgttaaaaaaaattcatgcgGAGTCTAAAGAAGGTGGTTATTTAGTTG GAGTCATGAGTGTTTCCAACACAAACTACAATTCGAAACTGTTTATCAATGTTGAGTTTCCAGCTGCCAGGGATTTCTTTGCAAG GGTGAACAAATTGGATCCTGTTGGCAGACAAGGCATAATGCCGCTGGTCTATGATCAACCTGTTTCAATTGAGGAAgactttttgcgtctgtcagtcTACAAAACAATTGCCGAGATAAGGGAGCATAATCAG GATGCTGTATTTGTTACTGCCAGGACGATTAAGGAAGTTGAGACCGAGTTTGGTTGGTGGTACACAGGATGTAAGAAGTGTCGTCGTGGCTTAAGGGAACTTGAGAAAAGATATTCTATCCCAATTGCGTTGAAGACTACAGGTTCTAT GTACAACATCCACATAAGGGTGATAGACCACACCGATGCTGCCTCTTTTGTTTTGTTCGATGGAGAAGCTGCAAAGTTTCTTGGAGTTTCTGCCAATGACCTTAGACAGTCTTGTGTGACTAAG GGCCTTTTGTCGCATGAAAATTCTGAACTATTGAGTTTGTCTACTGGTCCATACGACACTTCTAAG GCTTATGAGAGTGAGTCAACTCCATCACCTGCAGTTGATGAGAAACATAATTTTAAGATTCTTGGAGCTAAGAAACATATGGAAGAGGTTGGAGAGGAGTCAGTTTCATCCAAATCTAAGAAAGGGAAGTGA
- the LOC112722875 gene encoding LOB domain-containing protein 4, which yields MQNKMEYKLNSSSSIPIIHVPTKISNSPPPPSSSPPNSQSQSPISSAPPSPPPPVVVSPCAACKILRRRCVEKCVLAPYFPPTGPLKFTIAHRVFGASNIIKFLQELPESQRADAVSSMVYEANARIRDPVYGCAGAICQLQKQVSELQAQLAKAQAELVNMHCQQTNLVALICMEMSTSNTHQSSHQEQQLQHHMMMIQPQNNNNNNNHVDMSCFIDDNNLASAWEPEPLWT from the exons ATGCAAAACAAAATGGAATACAAACTCAATTCTTCTTCATCGATTCCAATAATCCACGTCCCCACAAAGATCTCAAAttctccacctcctccttcttcttctcctcccaatTCACAATCTCAATCTCCAATTTCCTCTGCTCCGCCGTCGCCGCCTCCACCTGTGGTGGTGAGCCCTTGCGCCGCCTGCAAGATCCTCCGTCGCCGCTGCGTTGAGAAGTGTGTTCTTGCTCCTTACTTCCCTCCAACTGGTCCACTCAAGTTCACCATTGCCCATAGAGTCTTTGGAGCAAGTAACATTATCAAGTTCTTGCAG GAACTACCAGAAAGCCAAAGGGCAGATGCAGTCAGCAGCATGGTGTATGAGGCAAATGCAAGAATTAGGGACCCAGTTTATGGTTGTGCAGGAGCAATATGCCAACTTCAAAAGCAAGTGAGTGAGCTTCAAGCACAATTGGCAAAAGCACAAGCTGAGCTTGTTAACATGCACTGCCAACAAACCAATTTGGTTGCACTCATTTGCATGGAAATGAGTACTAGTAATACTCATCAATCTTCACATCAGGAACAACAACTTCAACACCACATGATGATGATTCAGCCtcagaataataataacaataataatcatgTTGATATGTCTTGCTTCATTGATGACAACAATCTTGCTTCTGCTTGGGAGCCTGAGCCTCTATGGACATAA